Genomic segment of Trichoderma breve strain T069 chromosome 7 map unlocalized scaffold00007, whole genome shotgun sequence:
GCGGATCAGTATGGTGGTCAAGAAAAAGATGAGGGCGTATAGATGGGCGTGCCAACCTTGAGATATTCGAGAAACCGTTTCAAAAAAGCCACGAAATGTTCTGCCCTCCTGATATTTCCAGGCACTGCTTCTTTTAGAAGGTCATCTGGTAGAGCTGCAATACTGTTTTAGCTATGAATGGCCAAATGGGAAGGGCGTCACATACCTGGATTTGCCATGAATGCATCCTCCTGTCTCGCTTCATCAGTTTCACGGAGTCCCTGAACAAGCTTTTCATATTCGTTTTGGAGCTGCTCCTGGTCTGTCTCTCGCATTTCAGCAATTCTGCGCTCCAGATGTTGAGCGCTACGTGTAGCTTTGCGAATCGAATCTTCGGTAATGTCTGTGCTAAGGGACTCGATACAGACGTTGTCAATATTGTGGGCTTCGTCAAAAACCACAATGCAATCCTTAGAGAAGTCCTTTGAAACACGCTCCGCAATTTTTGGATCTAAGAGATAGTGATAGGAGAAAATGACAACATTGCAATACTCCATCTATTTGCTAATGTCAGATGGAATACTTGGAagattgatgaagacgatcATACCATGCGTCGTGCAGTGAAATAAGGACACTGCTTATGTTCTTCGCCGTACCGCAAGAGCGCTTCAAAGGACCACACACCGTTCGGTATCAAGTTATGTGGTTCGAGGAGATCAAGATTCTACATCACGTCAGTTAAGCTCCCCCAGGACTCCGGAGAGAGTTCATCTAAAGCGGATGGACATACATCGTGATAAGTGCAAACGTCGACATTTTCACCTCggtccttcttttctttgacGAAGCCTGCAGTCAAACTTCGGCAACGAGCATCGACAATTGAACCgctcttttcccttttgacAGAGGGATGAAGACACAAGTTCTTTCGACTGGTTAAACCAAGGCCGCGAAACTCTTCTTCGTAACCTAGCTGTTCAGCGCGATATTTCATCAGAGACTGTAGCTCGACTAGAGCCTTTTCAATCTCAGACATTGTTCCTATGCACATTAGGTCAGCATCGATGGACCGACCGATAAGACTGTGTGAAAGGGCTACGAACGAGAGCAGTATATAAGCTTCCGCTTCTCAGGCATGTGCTGCTGGTATGCGACAATGAGAGACAGCAGTGATACCGTCTTGCCAGTTCCTgacggcatctccaagacaCAGTGGCCGCCCGCATCGAGGGTTTCTGTATCCGTGAGTACTTGATCAAGATCTCCGGGGTTCACGGCATACTTTTCAGATCACACATATAACTGAAACAGTTCTTCAGCAGTCAGTCCGCATGAAAGAAGCCACGACAATTTACTCACGCATATTGTTCATTGGGTATGTTAGCTATACATTGGCGTGCATGAGATTAACGGGCACATACCTGGATATATCCTTGGATAAGGAAATAGCACAGGAAGATCGCTGGGGACGCATAAGCTCATGTGAACGTGCCGCGCATCACCGAATTGAAACATACTCTATTTTAAACTTCATCTTGTACTGAAAATATGACGCTGATTGTCTCTAGTCGTTTGAATGAAGGTGCACCGTGAGTGATTGCTTTGTGTAGGAGCTTTCACGCTACCTCTGCCCAAGAGGTTTAGTAAATTAACGTTAACGCTTCGGATTGGCAGCTCGTCATAGAATAAAGAGCACACGCTCCATAGCTAGAAACGATCGAAGCGGAATTCTTAGACCCACCTGCGGCGCGCGTTACCACGTGACAGACAGTGCCAAAGCATTACGGGTGTCGACGATTACTCGTGTGGTTTTTTAACGTATAAACACAATTAGGTAGGTACCTGTCTTGCTTAAATGATTTCTTCCTTCTAAGCTTATTACCCTCGCATGAATTCTATATTACAGGTATATTTATGTGTTTGGTTGAAAAATGTCATGTGCTTGAATCATGGCTTATTCAGTATCTTGACTGCATCTTTTGAGAAGACATAACTCGCTCCACTCCAAATCGTAGTGGTAGCTACCACATATCTGCAATAGTTAGTATAATGAGCATAATAATTGGGTTGGTGATTGGGTGAGAGACGGAAACGTACTGCATAATTGTAAGCGTCGGTGCCAAGTCAACGCTTATCAGCGGTGCTGCTGTTGTGAGACCGACAAGGGCCAGTTGGAGGAAAGTATTGTATTTGCTGATTGTTGTAGGTCGGATTTCGGCTGATGGCAGTGAAAAGTCCCAGTATCGGCTGAATGTCTTCGGTGGTGGCAACGAAATCCAGCGATAGTAGATGGCTGAAATGGCCAGCCCGACATCCCTGCCCAGGATAATGGTTGCAACCCAGACTGGTCAGGGTCAGCTTCATGATCGTTAGCCACGGGGTGAAGAAAAGCTTCCACGTACTTGGCAATGCCCCCTTAATAGCCAGGCATACTGTCAATATTGTCATGAGGATTTTGTCCGCCATTGGATCAATAATTGTCCCCACAACTGTTCTGCGATTCCATCTCCTCGCTATCCATCCGTCCACCAGATCTGAGATGCCAGCGTACGCCAGCAGACCAACGGCCCAGGTGTGCGCATCTTGGAGTATCAGGTATCCTATGACAGGGCTTGCAACAATTCGTGTCACGGTAAGAAAATTTGGTATCGTGTAGATGTCCTCGTGAATGGCAGGGCTGCTGCTAGGTTTCTCCGCTACATTTTTATCTGTCTCTTTACCTGCTTGTTGGCTGAGCCGtcttggaaaaaaagaagcgagcGGCACAGGCGCGCTACGATAAATATGTTAGAAGCTACGTAGAATTCCAATTGAAGGGGACTAGATCTCCAGGCAGAAATGCCTCGCTGCTTTTCCCCTTCATGCAATATATGATGAACTGGAGTGCCTTACATatcccttcttctcagtTGACGGTTTCCAGAACTCACTGATGTCGCCGACCAGATGCATCGCCTACATAGAACCATTGGCCTTGTGATAAGTTTCGAATGCAGCGGCATTGGCCGTGAGATGCGAGAGAGCAGCATTGTGAGAAGTGTTCCGGTATCAACTCGGCTTGTTGTGTATGTATTTGAGCTATACCAAAGGCCGAGGTGAAATTGTTGCGTAACTTGCAAATCGCCTGGTTGTTTTTGGAGGTTGACGTATCGATAAGGAACACCCCATTTACGATACCCCACAATCTGCATGTCCTTATACTGGTACCAGAGTACCTACCATAAAATCGATGATAGGTTCTACATGACATTTATTATAGGTAGTATGCAGTCGTTTTATCTTGTTTTGGGTATGCTTTAAgttgccttttctttattactcgattttttttttaaatttaatatcTTAACGTCATTTGATGGCTGTCTTTTCCCAACCGCTGTAGATATACATATTGCAACGACATAATAATTATACAGATGCTTTTCTCCCTCCATCCTACCAACGTAGAACGAATGACTCCCAAATGATCTCTTTCGCCGTAACTCGCGCAAGTTGATTCTAAAAGGGTATATTGTTCCTATGATATCTCGTGGATGGGGTAGTTATAGTCTGCGGCTTTCTTAACCCGTCGAGAATTCAGAATGTCGGCCACCGCTTTGTCAGATTCGCCGATGCTTCCGGTCTGCCCCAGATGTGCCCAAGGAGCCGCTGACTCTAGTGACTTGGCTTCGACTTCCTCCAGCGACTTGGACATCTCCGCTGTGCCAAACTCCCACATATTTGCCTTCATACCAATGCCGTAGATCTGATGCTTGCGCAAGTAAGCGAGCCACAGCTGGACCGTTTCAGgattgccatctttgatTTGGATCATGCGCCTCAGGGTCACACGTTCAAAGTTCTCTTGGGATtttttgaagatgaagtgacTCCTGGGTACAGTCCATCGCTCTGTGATTCGGGGAAGCGTTATTGGTCCAGAAGCTGGTAATCCTAGGAAGTATGCTGCTCGTAGCGCAAAATCTGAGAAGAATTGGAGGGGTTGCAAGCTGAATGATCGCAGCTGCAGATCGCATGAGGGGATGCCGAATTGAGCCTCGCGTTTCAATGGCTTAAGGTGGATGGCTTGGAGGGATCGTGGGTTTCGTAGACTCGGTTCGTTATCACCAttcttcttggctggtgTAGAATATGTTCTCGAATTGGATTTGTTGGACAAACATCTGAGCTTGTTAGGACGTTATATTACTCTGCATGTTGCCTTATTTCGAATACTCACCCGAATGCTGGGGTCTTGTTGGCAATCCATGGCACAGAGGCCTACCAGCTGGAGTTAGACACGCTTCTTTCCAATCCTAAGAGTTTTTGGCTATACCTGGAGTTGCGATAGACGCAGTGGGCTCTGTCTGAGCATATCCAAATGTCTCTTTCAGCTATGTCAAATGGCGAGTTTTGGTGGTTAGCGGATGCAGCGAAAGATTCTGCTACATTCAATGCAGTCAATTGGAGTGGGGTGAATCTTCGATTGGAACTACGCTAGCAATGCACTTAACCCAAAATGGCAATGGATCATTCTTAAAGCTGCTTTTACTTCATTCATACAGCCCTaccatgcatgcatgcaattcattcatttcaACATCGCCACTACAGCATGGTTGATCCATAGATAGTTTTAACGACAATGTCGAGCAGTCGTGGCTTGGATGACTCGGCCGCGGGGTGAGTGTGATTGAGACGTCGTCAAGGTTAAAGTCACTAACTGTTAATCGCTAGGGGCAATGCGTCggattctgattctgattATGAGGAGCTCCAAGATGATATCGCCAAATTTGATCAGTCAGTAAGAGAGTTCTTGCATTCTCACCAAGAACGGAATGACTCACCGTTTCCAACGCGTGGCGTGGCTAGGGGACGAGGCTCTCGAGGAGCTCGAGGACCTCGCAAAGCCGCCAAACCTCGAGGAGACATTACGGCAAGGTTGGCCAAAGTCAACCAGGCATTTCTTCTTGGAGATTACTCAAGAGCTTTGGACCTCGTATCTGAAGTAATTAGAATCAATGCTGAAACACACCAAGCCTGGACGGCGTTGTCGTCCATCTTCCGCGAGCAAGGCGAGCATGCCAGGGCATTATCTGCCATGGTATATGCTGCTCACCTTCGACCCAAGGATGTTACTGCGTGGCTTGACTGTGCATCCTTTGCGCTCAACATTGTATctgaggatgaggcgagCAACCTTCATACGGCAAGGTTGTGCTACTCTGCTGCCCTGAGAGCAGACCCCACGAACCTCGCTGCTAGGCTGGGCAAAGCTACTGTttgtcatcaacaaggccatcTAGCTGCTGCGATAGCAGAGTATAACATTGTCCTCAAGCACCATCCGTATGATCTCGAGATCGTACGGAAGCTGGCAGAAGCTTGCATTGATAATAAGAATACTGAGGCCGCCGTCCCTTCCGCTATCATGGCATATCGACGTTATTTTGACTATGAAATTGAGAACACACCACTTCACGGCTCAAGCGCTCCGTGGCATGATATCGGAATTTATGTGGAGCTCATCGCCTCAACTGGTGCATACGCTGAAGCCATTTACGAACTGAAAGCGTTGTCCAGATGGCTCGTAGGCCGTGTTCAGGAGCAATACTGGGATCAATGGCAAGCCGACGACTGCGAATGGGACGAGAATGACGAGCGTAGAAGTCATGTACCTCACTTCCATGACTCGATGTTTGACCCCGAGCTTTACGGCTCCTCCCTACCTCTGGATTTCAGAGCTCGACTGGCAATGTATAGGCTCAGActaggagaagaagaagaggcttttGTAAGCTATGGCGTTCCCAGAAACCATGCCCCACGCGCGTAGTATCCATGATCTAACCTGTAACATTAACAGAGACATTTGAGCTGGCTGGATCCAGATAACCCACGTACATTCGATTTCATCACAGAATTCCCTTTCATTTCATATGATCTAGCAAGCGAGATCGCCAAGTATGGCCAGCCGCAGAGAGCCATCCGATATCTCGAGTTACTTCGGGCCTCcactgaagaagcagatgctACACTCTTGGTTCAATTAGGCCGTTGCTATCTAGCTACTGGACAGCAATCCACAGCAGAGGAGTGTTTTCACGCAGCTATCGATGCTGACGAGTATAACATCGATGCCCGTATTGAATTGGCAAACATGTATGAGAAAGCTagagaggatgaagaggcccTCATTCTCGCTGCGGAAGCAATGGCACTCAAGGAAGCCCAAGGGCAGCCCCCAGGCGAGGCTTCGACAAAGGAGCAACTCCATACATTTTCAATATCAGATCGTGGTATACGGCGCATGGCAGCTGCCCAACCACGAGCAGGCCCTAAGCAGGCCAAACCGAAGCCCGCTCAGACGGCCCGTATCCTGCCCAGGAGATACCGTGCAAAACGATTTGCGAATCCTGATAAACGCCGTCAAGACGAACGTTCACGCGCCATCAAACTCTCCCGGCAGTATGAGCTTGTTCGTGGTCTTAAACAGCAAATCAAATCTGGCTCCAATGATCTCATCCCAGTCTGGATGGAATCTTGTAAGGAGCTCGTCGACGATTTTCGATCTCTCAAGAGATTCTACACCTGGGATAAATaccttcattttcttgggAAGAAGGAGCTGCTTGAGCAATTTGCGAACGAAGAAACAAATACCGAATTATCACAGATGCTTGAGCGCCTTAAGCGATGTATGTGCTGTCACTCCCCAAATTCTGCTCTAGTTATTTGCGATTGTTACGTTACTGACGGTTGACCAATTAATAGCGCTTGCTCCTCAACCCGACAGCTTACCAGGGCCAGCATTCGATAATCATCAAGGAATATCATTCGATGACTGGCTCGATTTATTTCTCGATTATGCCATTGGATTGTCCCTTGCACATCGTCGCGAAGAAGCATACCAGGTATGTGAGTCCGCAAGGGACTCGACTGTGTTTCAATCAGCCCACCACAATTTCGCCATTCATATGGCTTGGAGCGGTATGTATCTGCTTTTTCAACTCTCCGCAACGCTGGGGTCGTATTAACTGGACTAGTGTGCGCTATTAATACAAATGACGAAGAGAAATGTATTACGGTAGCACGTCACTTGATGAGAGACGGAGGAATATCTGACTCTTCGCGGATGTTCGCACTGCTGTCCAGGTTGTGCCAGTCACCTGTTTCATGGTACACTTCTGGACCAGCCCAAAAGTTTATCTTGAGACAGATTAAAGCAATTGACATGAGCTATGAAGCCGCAACAAAGAATGCCGGTAATAATGACCTCGATCAAGATGCAACGGCTGCCGCAAAGATGAATATGGACATATGTCTGTTGATGCTTTACGGTCATATTCTTTTCACTTCTACGAGCTATACGTATGCGATAGGTAAGCATGAGAAGCATTCAATCCCCGCTCGGGTAGAAGCACGAGAACTAACCACAGACAACAGGATACTTTCTGCGTGCGTGGTCTCTTGACCATGAGAATGCCATGGTCAACTTAAGCCTGGGCCTTGCATATGTCCACTATGGCCTTAAGCGACAGTCAACCAACCGCCAATACCTGCTCCTACAAGGACAAGCTTTCATAAGCCACTATGTGCAATCTGGGGGAGATGAACCACAACTCCAAGCCGAGAGATTTTACAACGTGGGGAGGCTCTTTCAGCTGCTTGGTATTGGCTACCTCAGCCTACAGTACTATACAAAGGCATTGGAAGCAAACAAGTTGGCAGGTGGAAAGAAGCTTTTGAAGGATATAATCTTCGTCAACGAAACCATATCCTTGCTATCAACTAATCATAAGAGCCTAGCACATGAATTGCTAGTAAAAAACCTGAAGCTGTAATATCGATAGCTATCCACAGCACAGCGTTTAATAATGAAATACATCAAACAATAATCCTCCTGGCAATGGCCATTTGTGGGCTGGAAAGAAAGGAGGGAAATAGATTTGTTTGCTCATCGGACACATGTCGTAAAATTTTCATGTCAATAGCAATGGCGTAGATTCGATCACGAGCAGTCACCGTTTGTGAACAAAAGAATGATGGACCAGCAAAGAGAGCACGCAACTGTGCCATAATTTTAGACAACCAATTGTCTACCTGGAACTCATATTGAGATGGAACCCAATCGATATCTCAGCGTTATAGTGATTCATTTTCCTATTAAGCCGGCGAGGTATCAATTCCTGCGCAAATCGCGTCTAATGGTTTAAGCTGCGGCCATTGGCCTGAAACTTTGCAAAGATCCCCTTTTTTTAACCACCTGCTAAATCGAAATGCGTTTATGCGGTCTCGcgcttgccctccttgagctccttctGTTCATCAAGTTAGTTGACTGCCTGGCTTTTTTTGGTCTCGAACAGGGTGAATCGTACCAGAGCCTTCATGGTGCCGTGAAGAGCATGTCTGTGGTTTCGGCGGAACTTGGGGTCGGTTCCCTTGAGGGAAGGGTATCTCGAagtcttgggcttcttgatgCTAGAAGGAGTTAGACACACGGCGGACGTTCGTAGATTTCCCAAGAGGTGACAAACCCGTTACGGTGCGCCTTGCGCGACTGGTTGTGCTGGGACGAGTTCTTTGATTCTAAATTACTCGAGAATTAACGACTGCCGTACGAGGGGACCGAAATCGTGGGACGAAAACTCACTGGCCATTGCTGCTGTGGTTTGACTGTGCTTGTCCGGTGAGATTTTTCCAAGTCAAGATTCAGATCGTGCGGAAAATGACGAGTGGGTGGTACCAGCCCTAGTGTGTGCGAAGAGGGGACTTTGCGCGTGTAAGCGAGGCGTGCCTATTCTTAGGCTAGGGAGCTAGTCGAGTTCCCCCAGACTACTGCTACGGGAATTTTGTGGCATGAGAAAACGGGTTAgagtattttattattatgtAATACATAGATTAATGTTCATGAGCACATATTGAATAGTATTAAACAAGTATATCATTATATTGAAATATATTTATCAATCTGATACAGTATAttaattcttttatttatatagtattttatatataaagtgGCTATTAATATATAGTctaattattttattaaattaatttcTGGTTAACAAAACTCACCCAAGTTAGAAACTTTTACCCACATAAATTACGTTTGCTTTTTTATGCTGTCTGATACCTATATTGCCTTTGTACATAGTCTACTACGGCCTTCTATTGGTCTGATGGCGCCTAAATCTTGAGCAAATAGCAGCTAGGCGCAGTTTCAGGTCCTAGTCCTATGCTACGCTCGATAAGGCGTTTCGAATCATTCTTTACTCCTGGCATCCCATAGCCGGTCGCCTTtgggtttcttttcttcttgataGGTTCTCCTTCCTCAGCCGCGTTTGACACGATCCCTCACGGACAGCTGATTGGTAGCTGGATTGAATTGCCTGCCTGGAAGCAGACACATCCCATCTTGCTTAACTAGTGCGTTTCCCTCTTGGTGAGCCTCGCCAGCTTCCAGTTTGCCTTGTTGGAAGGGACTCGGGCTCGGTCAGCTACGGAAAAAAAAGCGTGGCCCGTCTGCTAACGCGCGACTAGTTCGTTAGAGGAATATGTTGTAACTCGCCATAATTTGCATCGTTGCGGTTTGCGTGTCTTGTCAAACCGTTCTGCTCAGCTGGATACTGCAGGAATTCGCCAACTGTTCTCCCGTCCTTagcccctcttctctttttcacTACCCTTTCCTTCACCCCATTTTGACGCAGCCGAAGAATGCTCAATATGTCTGGCAGCCACGTCGCCGGCAATCGCAACAGCACCCCTGAAGTCAATGCGCCCTCTCTAAGACCACCCTCTTCCCGAGCAGttggctctggcagctcGCTGCGCGCCTCTGCCGACATGGCGGCGATATCAGGGACGTCGCCGGCCAGCCGCATCAGGCCGTCATCCGATTTCTATGGCCAACCACAGCAAGGGGGTCACGGCCCTGGGGGCCTGGACATTGATTCTCAGGACAAGATCGCCCAACAGTGGATTGCGGACATTGATCAGTATGAGACGACGCTGGAAGAAATGGCTGCGGCCACGCTCGATCAGGATTTCAAGGATGAGCTGAGCGCTATTGAGCAGTGGTTTCGCGTCCTTAGCGAGGCCGAGCGCACAGCTGCTCTGTATGCATTGCTTCAGCAGACAACTCAGGTCCAAATCCGCTTCTTTATTCAAGTTCTCCAGCAGATGGGCAAGAACCACCCGATGTCCGGTGTTCTCTCCCCTGCGACTTTTGACAAAGGTAGATCTCGTGTGCAGAATTCACTCGCGCATTCGCAAGCTAAcatgttcttttctttttgcaagACCCAATGTCCAGTCGGCTTAGCGATGCCATGAACAAGCTCAACGTCGACTCTGCCCGAAACTCATTCGCTCGCAACTCAGCTATTTCAACATCCAAGCGACACTCTGGCCTCGATGCTTCCACGATCAATGCCATGTTCCCAGATGCCGCAGCAGCTATTGCGACTGAAAAAGCAAAGTTTACCCAGCAAACAGGAAACCCGCCTTCATCGAACCGTAACAGCGTTGCCATCGATCCCCGAGCCGCACTGACGGGATCCAGCATCCCGGCTGCCACTCCGGATTCTAGAGATGGCAATGTCGCCTCatcagcatcgccatgggGCAGCGGCGGAGACCCCGCAGCAGCTTCCAAGGCGGGATCATCTCAAACCCCAATGGGCCAATTCGTCCAGCCTCCAGCCTCTGGAGGAGGTTTGAGGTCACCACGGCCACAGCTGTCGAGTAATTCTACTCTTCAAACCACCACCTTGACTCGTGACAAAAATGCGCCTGAGTTGCCCCTCTTGTCGCCATATGCAACTGGCAGTGGCAACTGGGCTTCCATGGTCAACACACCGATGGCACCAACATTTAATACAAACTCCGCTGGCCAGGCTGACATGGTGGCCAACGCGACAGCAATGAAACTTGCAGCTCTCTCTACGGTCAACAACCGCTTTGCTTTGGACGACGTTCGCAAATATCGAAGAGCCAGGTCCAACGATGCTCCAGGGGCACAGCACCAGATGCCTCCTACTCCTTCGCACATCAATATCCCCAATGCCAATGTTGTCATGATTAACGAACATGGGCAAATACTGAATCGCGATCAGCTGATGGCCCTTCAAGCACAGCAAGGTCTCAGTCTTGGAGGACAGCGATCTCGTCCGAGCTCTCCAGGCTTGCCCTTACAGTCTGGCATGGGACCCATGTCACATTTTACTTCTCCTCAACACAACGGCTTTCTTAGCGCATATGATGGTTCTGCATTGATGGCCGGCGGCATGTCGCCTGTCGGCTTGGGGCAACTAGGAATAAACACCCATGAAGGATACCTCTCGGACCACTCTGACATGGCTCGAGGACGGTCACcgagaggaagacgaggaagctCAAAGCCTCCGGAAGACCCCACGGATCCTACTCTTCTTCAGGATATCCCTAGCTGGCTTCGCAGCTTGCGGCTACACAAGTACACAGACAATCTGAAAGATATGAACTGGACAGACCTGATCGAATTGGATGACAAGGCTCTGGAGGACCGAGGTGTAAACGCTCTCGGAGCACGGCGCAAGATGCTGAAAGTTTTTGAGCAGGTCAAAGGTAAGTACTGATTTACGTCTGATGCCATCAGATTCAAAACGACCCTAGACAATAGAAACCTGATTCTAACCATGACGACAGAAGCCAAGGCGGAAGGCAGGATAGGTTAATGTCAATTTTTGGTATAATACAATACGACAGCATAAGCGCTGGCCATCGACTATTTTTACATCAAGTAGTTACTACTATCATGACTTATATGCTACGAAGCAGGATCATGAGACCAAGAGTATGTTATCACAATGGAATTTAATAGcaaaattatatatatatgttaCACATATaatcaaaagcaaaaaattGAGAACGCGTATTGTTATAAAAATTGTCAAGTTCTTGTGATTTATTGTTTGGACTCCATGTGCTTATAGCATGCTATGTTACTAGACTATTGGCAGTGGATTCTTGTCCGGGTATCGCTGTATAAATGGGTAGGTATTGGGTTCAATTTCTTTTCCGTCGCTTGGCAACTACTGATTTATAGAATGCCTTTCGTCCTTGTCTCTTCGTCTCCTGGATAGAAGAATACTTGGACGCGAGCTTTGTGTCATTATGTGCGGACATGATACTTTCTGAtagcgtcttcttcttctctcggctCCCCAGTCTCGCGCTATATGGATCGGTTGGGCTGGCAATGATTCTGCCCACCTGGGAATAAACGGGGGCAGAAGCTCGTAGGgcttttctctgctgcttAGGGTCTAGAACATTTCGCATGCGCAACAGTTGCCAGTCTCTCTTGAACTCTGGCGTCAGGTCGGTTTTGGGGAGGTCAAACCACTCAGGCCCTGCTGTGTTCTGTATTACGAGTTAGCGATAAGTCGGCTTAACACATGAAGAGGCCGGTGTAAGCCAGTCGCAATgagtgaagaagctgaggttGAGTCGCTTGGTATTCAGAGTAACTATGATGTAAATAGCAATCAGGAGCCACGGGCCTATAGTCCAAGACGGACGTTGTCCCGTGTCATTGTGCCTTGCGGCTAGCTTTCATCTTTATACCAGCTATCCTcccagaggaagaggggagaaagagagagagaagaggagaaaaaaaaaacttggtTCTTACCTTACCCTTCCGCTGCTCTGATGCTGCTACCTGCGGTCGCGGCACGCGGACTTGTGTCTTCTCCTGCTTAGAAGGCAAAACCTTCGCATCCTCTCCTACGGGCTTGGCCGTTGTCGAAGCCGTCGAGGCTTGCTTTGGAACTATGCGGCCGCCGCTGAGGCGCTCCTCGgcctgctggagaagcttcTGCACGTCATTGTCGGCAAAACCAGCCATCATATGACTTGGGGAGAGAAGATCAAAACCGCCTCGTGAGAAGTCTCCCGTTGTAAAATTTTCAGGAAATTGGTCTTTTTGTAGTATGGAACTTTGGCGCTCGTATGCAAAGAAGTGGATATTCCATTACAAGAATTTTTCTGCCCCCACTTCTGTTACAATCGATTGTACAAAATTATAGTATGCATACTTTTGCAGTTAATGAATATGAACAAATCGAGCTTGCCAGCTCAGGTAAATGATTGGCTACTTAGTAAATGGGCTGCGCAGGTGGGAAGCACCTCTGACAACATCACCTAAGGC
This window contains:
- a CDS encoding ribosomal protein s10p/S20e domain-containing protein — protein: MLRQSPLRLSQLQASVPWIANKTPAFGCLSNKSNSRTYSTPAKKNGDNEPSLRNPRSLQAIHLKPLKREAQFGIPSCDLQLRSFSLQPLQFFSDFALRAAYFLGLPASGPITLPRITERWTVPRSHFIFKKSQENFERVTLRRMIQIKDGNPETVQLWLAYLRKHQIYGIGMKANMWEFGTAEMSKSLEEVEAKSLESAAPWAHLGQTGSIGESDKAVADILNSRRVKKAADYNYPIHEIS
- a CDS encoding tetratricopeptide repeat domain-containing protein, coding for MSSSRGLDDSAAGGNASDSDSDYEELQDDIAKFDQSVREFLHSHQERNDSPFPTRGVARGRGSRGARGPRKAAKPRGDITARLAKVNQAFLLGDYSRALDLVSEVIRINAETHQAWTALSSIFREQGEHARALSAMVYAAHLRPKDVTAWLDCASFALNIVSEDEASNLHTARLCYSAALRADPTNLAARLGKATVCHQQGHLAAAIAEYNIVLKHHPYDLEIVRKLAEACIDNKNTEAAVPSAIMAYRRYFDYEIENTPLHGSSAPWHDIGIYVELIASTGAYAEAIYELKALSRWLVGRVQEQYWDQWQADDCEWDENDERRSHVPHFHDSMFDPELYGSSLPLDFRARLAMYRLRLGEEEEAFRHLSWLDPDNPPSEIAKYGQPQRAIRYLELLRASTEEADATLLVQLGRCYLATGQQSTAEECFHAAIDADEYNIDARIELANMYEKAREDEEALILAAEAMALKEAQGQPPAAQPRAGPKQAKPKPAQTARILPRRYRAKRFANPDKRRQDERSRAIKLSRQYELVRGLKQQIKSGSNDLIPVWMESCKELVDDFRSLKRFYTWDKYLHFLGKKELLEQFANEETNTELSQMLERLKRSLAPQPDSLPGPAFDNHQGISFDDWLDLFLDYAIGLSLAHRREEAYQVCESARDSTVFQSAHHNFAIHMAWSVCAINTNDEEKCITVARHLMRDGGISDSSRMFALLSRLCQSPVSWYTSGPAQKFILRQIKAIDMSYEAATKNAGNNDLDQDATAAAKMNMDICLLMLYGHILFTSTSYTYAIGYFLRAWSLDHENAMVNLSLGLAYVHYGLKRQSTNRQYLLLQGQAFISHYVQSGGDEPQLQAERFYNVGRLFQLLGIGYLSLQYYTKALEANKLAGGKKLLKDIIFVNETISLLSTNHKSLAHELLVKNLKL
- a CDS encoding ribosomal l29e protein family domain-containing protein; the encoded protein is MAKSKNSSQHNQSRKAHRNGIKKPKTSRYPSLKGTDPKFRRNHRHALHGTMKALKELKEGKRETA
- a CDS encoding SAM domain (Sterile alpha motif) domain-containing protein, which codes for MSGSHVAGNRNSTPEVNAPSLRPPSSRAVGSGSSLRASADMAAISGTSPASRIRPSSDFYGQPQQGGHGPGGLDIDSQDKIAQQWIADIDQYETTLEEMAAATLDQDFKDELSAIEQWFRVLSEAERTAALYALLQQTTQVQIRFFIQVLQQMGKNHPMSGVLSPATFDKDPMSSRLSDAMNKLNVDSARNSFARNSAISTSKRHSGLDASTINAMFPDAAAAIATEKAKFTQQTGNPPSSNRNSVAIDPRAALTGSSIPAATPDSRDGNVASSASPWGSGGDPAAASKAGSSQTPMGQFVQPPASGGGLRSPRPQLSSNSTLQTTTLTRDKNAPELPLLSPYATGSGNWASMVNTPMAPTFNTNSAGQADMVANATAMKLAALSTVNNRFALDDVRKYRRARSNDAPGAQHQMPPTPSHINIPNANVVMINEHGQILNRDQLMALQAQQGLSLGGQRSRPSSPGLPLQSGMGPMSHFTSPQHNGFLSAYDGSALMAGGMSPVGLGQLGINTHEGYLSDHSDMARGRSPRGRRGSSKPPEDPTDPTLLQDIPSWLRSLRLHKYTDNLKDMNWTDLIELDDKALEDRGVNALGARRKMLKVFEQVKEAKAEGRIG
- a CDS encoding fcf2 pre-rRNA processing domain-containing protein, coding for MAGFADNDVQKLLQQAEERLSGGRIVPKQASTASTTAKPVGEDAKVLPSKQEKTQVRVPRPQVAASEQRKGKNTAGPEWFDLPKTDLTPEFKRDWQLLRMRNVLDPKQQRKALRASAPVYSQVGRIIASPTDPYSARLGSREKKKTLSESIMSAHNDTKLASKYSSIQETKRQGRKAFYKSVVAKRRKRN